A single region of the Streptomyces sp. NBC_00425 genome encodes:
- a CDS encoding UvrD-helicase domain-containing protein — protein MPARINDPEQLKELLGIPFTPEQTACIIAPPAPQVIVAGAGSGKTTVMAARVVWLVGTGQVAPEQVLGLTFTNKAAGELAERVRKALVRAGVTDPDVIDPDNPPGEPVISTYHAFAGRLLADHGLRIGLEPTSRLLADATRYQLAARVLREAPGPYPSLTRSFADLISDLLALDGELAEHLVRPEDLRARDAELLHALDGVRLTNADLRKVPEAAAARRELADLVLRYRAAKRERDLLDFGDQIALAARLAQVPEVGPLLREEFRVVLLDEYQDTSVAQRVLLAGLFGAGTGHPVTAVGDPCQAIYGWRGASVANLDDFPEHFAHADGSRARRQSLSENRRSGGRLLDLANGLAEPLRAMHAGVEALRPAPGAERDGVVRCALLATHAEEMDWLADSIAHLVRTGKAPGEIAVLCRTATDFAQIQGALVARDVPVEVVGLSGLLHLPEVADLVAVCEVLQDPGANASLVRLLTGPRWRIGPRDLALLGRRARRLVSHARGGDDDPDRRLAEAVEGVDPSEVISLADALDTFLETPLYGGDGGDDDGLPFSPDARVRFARLAAELRDLRRSLADPLMDVLHRVLAVTGLEVELSASPHALAARRRETLSNFLDIAASFAAGESEARLLAFLGFLHTAAQYEKGLDNALPGGENTVKVLTAHKSKGLEWDVVAVPGLVGGTFPSGQGREKWTAQAKVLPHALRGDADTLPDLASWDARGMKAFHEAMKDHQHTEELRLGYVTFTRPRSLLLGSGHWWGPAQKKPRGPSDFLLALHDHCAAGHGEIEVWADPPEEDEENPALHRASADQVWPLPLDDAALARRRSAAETVLAHLEDLEHLAAHEDARPRAVHDPDAHDDPDWPPPPDDDEPPHDEPPRDEDDPFGADPFDTDPFDTDPFDTDPFDRGPLEDGSSGDASHDAPPAEGRPGDPSDRHGRSPAGTPVRPAVRPSVPHQGTAPDAPRVRPPRTSLTPEEARTVASWDRDLDALAGELLRARRTVTDVPLPTTLTASQVLRLAADPDGLAQELARPMPRPPQPAARRGTRFHAWVEARFEELTLPLLEPDELPGHDAEIDDEHDLEVLKEAFERTEYAHRTPYRVEAPFQLALAGRVVRGRIDAVYKEGDGDSATYDIVDWKTHRARTADPLQLALYRLAWAEQQGVPVESVTAAFLYVRTGDVVRPEGLPDRPALERLLTGKDGAGDGSDGPAGRVGPAPGPGEDAGAGR, from the coding sequence ATGCCCGCCCGTATCAACGATCCCGAGCAGCTCAAGGAGCTCCTCGGGATCCCCTTCACCCCGGAGCAGACGGCCTGCATCATCGCGCCGCCCGCCCCGCAGGTGATCGTGGCCGGAGCCGGGTCGGGCAAGACCACGGTGATGGCCGCACGCGTGGTGTGGCTGGTCGGCACCGGCCAGGTCGCCCCCGAACAGGTCCTCGGCCTGACCTTCACCAACAAGGCGGCCGGAGAACTCGCCGAACGCGTCCGCAAGGCCCTGGTCAGGGCCGGCGTCACCGACCCCGACGTCATCGACCCCGACAACCCGCCGGGCGAGCCGGTCATCTCCACCTACCATGCGTTCGCGGGCCGCCTCCTCGCCGACCACGGCCTGCGCATCGGCCTGGAACCGACCTCCCGCCTGCTCGCCGACGCCACCCGCTACCAGCTCGCCGCGCGCGTGCTGCGCGAGGCCCCGGGCCCCTACCCGTCGCTCACCCGCTCCTTCGCCGACCTGATCAGCGACCTCCTCGCGCTCGACGGCGAACTCGCCGAACACCTCGTGCGCCCCGAGGACCTGCGCGCCCGGGACGCGGAACTGCTGCACGCCCTCGACGGCGTCAGACTCACCAACGCCGACCTGCGCAAGGTCCCCGAAGCGGCCGCCGCCCGACGCGAACTGGCCGACCTGGTGCTGCGCTACCGCGCCGCCAAGCGCGAACGCGACCTGCTCGACTTCGGCGACCAGATCGCCCTGGCGGCCCGGCTCGCCCAGGTGCCCGAGGTGGGCCCGCTCCTGCGCGAGGAGTTCCGCGTCGTCCTCCTCGACGAGTACCAGGACACGTCCGTCGCCCAGCGTGTGCTCCTCGCCGGACTCTTCGGCGCCGGCACCGGTCACCCCGTGACCGCTGTCGGCGACCCCTGCCAGGCCATCTACGGCTGGCGCGGCGCCTCCGTCGCCAACCTCGACGACTTCCCGGAGCACTTCGCGCACGCCGACGGCAGCAGGGCGCGCCGCCAGTCGCTCAGCGAGAACCGCCGCAGCGGCGGCCGCCTCCTGGACCTCGCCAACGGCCTCGCCGAGCCGCTGCGCGCCATGCACGCGGGCGTGGAGGCCCTGCGCCCGGCTCCCGGAGCCGAACGCGACGGCGTGGTCCGCTGCGCCCTGCTGGCCACCCACGCCGAGGAGATGGACTGGCTCGCCGACTCCATCGCCCATCTGGTGCGCACCGGCAAGGCGCCCGGTGAGATCGCCGTCCTGTGCCGGACGGCCACCGACTTCGCGCAGATCCAGGGCGCGCTGGTCGCCCGGGACGTCCCCGTCGAGGTCGTCGGACTGTCCGGTCTGCTGCACCTGCCCGAGGTGGCCGACCTGGTCGCCGTCTGCGAGGTCCTGCAGGACCCCGGCGCCAACGCCTCCCTGGTCCGCCTGCTCACCGGCCCCCGCTGGCGCATCGGACCACGCGACCTCGCCCTCCTCGGCCGACGGGCCCGGCGGCTCGTCAGCCACGCGCGCGGGGGCGACGACGACCCGGACCGACGCCTCGCCGAGGCCGTCGAGGGGGTCGACCCCTCCGAGGTGATATCGCTCGCCGACGCCCTCGACACCTTCCTCGAGACGCCGCTGTACGGCGGCGACGGCGGGGACGACGACGGGCTGCCGTTCTCGCCGGACGCGCGCGTGCGGTTCGCGCGCCTCGCCGCCGAACTGCGCGACCTGCGCCGCTCCCTCGCCGACCCCCTCATGGACGTCCTGCACCGCGTCCTCGCCGTCACCGGCCTCGAAGTCGAACTCTCGGCGTCCCCGCACGCCCTGGCCGCCCGCCGCAGGGAGACGCTGTCCAACTTCCTCGACATCGCCGCCTCCTTCGCCGCCGGCGAGAGCGAGGCGCGCCTCCTGGCCTTCCTCGGCTTCCTGCACACCGCCGCCCAGTACGAGAAGGGCCTCGACAACGCCCTCCCGGGCGGCGAGAACACCGTCAAGGTGCTCACCGCGCACAAGTCCAAGGGCCTCGAGTGGGACGTGGTGGCCGTCCCCGGCCTGGTCGGCGGAACCTTCCCCAGCGGTCAGGGCCGCGAGAAGTGGACCGCGCAGGCCAAGGTGCTGCCGCACGCACTGCGCGGCGACGCCGACACCCTCCCCGACCTCGCCTCCTGGGACGCGCGGGGCATGAAGGCCTTCCACGAAGCCATGAAGGACCACCAGCACACCGAGGAACTCCGCCTCGGCTACGTCACCTTCACCCGCCCGCGGTCCCTGCTCCTCGGCTCCGGCCACTGGTGGGGCCCCGCCCAGAAGAAGCCCCGCGGCCCGTCCGACTTCCTGCTGGCCCTGCACGACCACTGCGCGGCCGGACACGGCGAGATCGAGGTCTGGGCCGACCCGCCGGAGGAGGACGAGGAGAACCCCGCCCTGCACCGCGCGAGCGCCGACCAGGTCTGGCCGCTCCCGCTGGACGACGCGGCCCTGGCCCGCCGCCGCTCCGCCGCCGAGACCGTCCTCGCCCATCTGGAGGACCTCGAACACCTCGCCGCGCACGAGGACGCCCGCCCCCGTGCCGTCCACGACCCGGACGCCCACGACGACCCCGACTGGCCGCCCCCACCGGACGACGACGAGCCGCCCCACGACGAGCCGCCCCGCGACGAGGACGACCCTTTCGGAGCCGACCCCTTCGACACGGACCCTTTCGACACGGATCCTTTCGACACGGACCCCTTCGACCGAGGCCCACTCGAGGACGGGTCCTCGGGTGACGCCTCCCACGACGCCCCGCCGGCCGAGGGCCGCCCTGGCGACCCCTCGGACCGGCACGGACGGAGCCCGGCCGGTACCCCCGTCCGTCCCGCCGTCCGCCCCTCGGTCCCCCATCAGGGGACGGCCCCGGACGCGCCCAGGGTCCGCCCGCCCCGCACCTCCCTCACCCCGGAGGAGGCCCGCACCGTCGCCTCCTGGGACCGCGACCTCGACGCGCTCGCCGGGGAACTCCTGCGCGCCCGCCGGACCGTCACCGACGTGCCCCTGCCGACGACCCTGACCGCCTCGCAGGTCCTGCGCCTGGCCGCCGACCCGGACGGTCTCGCGCAGGAACTCGCGCGCCCCATGCCACGCCCCCCGCAACCGGCCGCACGTCGGGGCACCCGGTTCCACGCCTGGGTGGAGGCCCGCTTCGAGGAGTTGACGCTCCCCCTGCTGGAACCCGACGAACTGCCCGGCCACGACGCCGAGATCGACGACGAACACGACCTCGAAGTCCTCAAGGAGGCCTTCGAACGCACCGAGTACGCCCACCGCACGCCCTACCGCGTCGAGGCCCCCTTCCAGCTCGCCCTCGCCGGCCGCGTCGTCCGGGGCCGCATCGACGCCGTCTACAAGGAGGGCGACGGCGACTCGGCCACGTACGACATCGTCGACTGGAAGACCCACCGAGCCCGTACGGCGGACCCCCTCCAGCTCGCCCTCTACCGGCTCGCCTGGGCCGAGCAGCAGGGAGTGCCCGTGGAATCCGTCACAGCGGCCTTCCTGTATGTGCGCACCGGCGACGTCGTACGTCCCGAGGGGCTGCCCGACCGGCCCGCCCTGGAGCGCCTGTTGACCGGGAAGGATGGCGCGGGAGACGGCAGCGACGGACCGGCCGGACGCGTCGGCCCCGCACCAGGGCCCGGCGAGGACGCCGGTGCGGGCCGATAG
- a CDS encoding dipeptidase yields MSHPVDSAVSAVRTYVERHRAAFLDDLAEWLRIPSVSAQPDHAPDVRRSADWLAAKLLETGFPTAEVWPTPGAPAVFAEWPSGDPQAPTVLVYGHHDVQPAAREDGWDTDPFEPVVRGNRLHARGAADDKGQVFFHTLGVLAHLAATGRTAPAVNLKLLIEGEEESGSPNFRALVEERAGRLTADAVIVSDTGMWSEDTPTVCTGMRGLAECEIRFLGPDQDIHSGSFGGAVPNPATAIARLVTALHDEHARVAVPGFYDGVVELTDRERQLFAELPFDEDQWLRTARSHASHGEAGHTTLERIWARPTAEVNGIGGGYQGPGSKTIIPSSAFVKLSFRLVAGQDPDHVEKAVRAWVAEQAPAGIRYEIAFSPATRPCLTPLDHPALQSVVRAMGLAFDKPVRFTREGGSGPAADLQEVLGAPVLFLGISVPSDGWHAPNEKVELDLLLKGVETTAYLWSDLAAHWRHAP; encoded by the coding sequence ATGAGCCATCCCGTTGACAGTGCCGTCAGCGCCGTCCGCACGTACGTCGAGCGGCATCGCGCCGCCTTCCTCGACGACCTCGCCGAATGGCTGCGCATCCCGTCGGTGTCGGCACAGCCCGACCACGCCCCCGACGTACGGCGCAGCGCGGACTGGCTCGCGGCCAAGCTCCTGGAGACCGGCTTCCCGACCGCCGAGGTCTGGCCGACGCCGGGCGCGCCGGCCGTCTTCGCGGAGTGGCCCTCGGGTGACCCGCAGGCGCCCACCGTCCTGGTCTACGGCCACCACGACGTGCAGCCCGCAGCCCGTGAGGACGGCTGGGACACCGACCCGTTCGAGCCCGTCGTCCGCGGAAACCGCCTCCACGCGCGCGGGGCGGCCGACGACAAGGGGCAGGTCTTCTTCCACACCCTCGGTGTCCTCGCCCACCTCGCCGCCACCGGCCGCACCGCGCCGGCCGTCAACCTCAAGCTGCTGATCGAGGGCGAGGAGGAGTCCGGCTCCCCGAACTTCCGGGCCCTCGTGGAGGAGCGGGCCGGGCGGCTCACCGCGGACGCCGTGATCGTCTCCGACACCGGCATGTGGTCCGAGGACACCCCCACGGTGTGCACCGGGATGCGCGGCCTCGCCGAATGCGAGATCCGGTTCCTCGGCCCTGACCAGGACATCCACTCCGGCTCCTTCGGCGGGGCGGTGCCCAACCCGGCGACCGCGATCGCCCGCCTCGTCACCGCCCTGCACGACGAACACGCGCGCGTGGCCGTCCCCGGCTTCTACGACGGCGTCGTCGAGCTCACCGATCGCGAGCGACAGCTCTTCGCCGAACTGCCCTTCGACGAGGACCAGTGGCTGCGCACCGCGCGGTCGCACGCCTCCCACGGCGAGGCCGGGCACACCACCCTGGAACGGATCTGGGCCCGCCCCACGGCCGAGGTCAACGGCATCGGCGGCGGCTACCAGGGACCCGGCAGCAAGACGATCATCCCGTCCTCGGCGTTCGTGAAGCTGTCCTTCCGGCTCGTCGCCGGCCAGGACCCCGACCATGTCGAGAAGGCCGTCCGCGCCTGGGTCGCCGAGCAGGCTCCCGCCGGCATCCGCTACGAGATCGCGTTCAGCCCCGCCACGCGCCCCTGCCTGACCCCGCTGGACCACCCGGCCCTGCAGTCCGTGGTCCGCGCCATGGGCCTGGCCTTCGACAAGCCCGTCCGCTTCACCCGTGAGGGAGGCTCGGGACCGGCCGCCGACCTGCAGGAGGTCCTTGGCGCCCCCGTGCTCTTCCTGGGCATCTCCGTCCCCTCGGACGGCTGGCACGCGCCCAACGAGAAGGTCGAGCTGGACCTCCTCCTCAAGGGCGTCGAGACCACCGCGTACCTCTGGAGCGACCTCGCCGCGCACTGGCGTCATGCGCCCTGA
- the nudC gene encoding NAD(+) diphosphatase produces the protein MTTWTDQNADRPISLTAPSGVDRAAHHRLDEAWLAAAWSHPTTRCFVVSGGQVLIDETSDGHTELVMTPSFEAPLTEAHRYFLGTDEDGVSYFALQKDTLPGRIDQSARPAGLREAGLLLSPRDVGLMVHAVGLENWQRTHRFCSRCGERTVIAAAGHIRRCPACGAEHYPRTDPAVIMAVTDEEDRILLGRQVHWPEGRFSTLAGFVEPGESIEQSVRREVFEEAGVTVGQVEYVASQPWPFPSSLMLGFMARATSTDIDVDGDEIHEARWFSRDELGAAFESGDVLPPYGISIAARLIELWYGKPLPTRNLV, from the coding sequence GTGACCACCTGGACCGACCAGAACGCCGATCGACCCATCTCGCTCACCGCGCCGAGCGGCGTGGACCGGGCCGCCCACCACCGGCTCGACGAGGCCTGGCTCGCCGCGGCGTGGAGCCACCCCACGACCCGCTGCTTCGTCGTCTCCGGAGGCCAGGTCCTCATCGACGAGACGTCCGACGGCCACACCGAGCTCGTCATGACCCCGTCCTTCGAGGCGCCCCTCACCGAGGCCCACCGCTACTTCCTGGGGACGGACGAGGACGGCGTCAGCTACTTCGCCCTCCAGAAGGACACCTTGCCCGGCCGGATCGACCAGTCCGCGCGCCCGGCCGGTCTGCGCGAGGCGGGTCTGCTGCTGTCGCCGCGCGACGTGGGCCTGATGGTGCACGCCGTGGGTCTGGAGAACTGGCAGCGCACCCACCGCTTCTGCTCCCGCTGCGGTGAGCGCACGGTGATCGCCGCGGCCGGGCACATCCGCCGCTGCCCCGCCTGCGGCGCCGAGCACTACCCGCGCACCGACCCGGCGGTGATCATGGCCGTCACCGACGAGGAGGACCGCATCCTCCTGGGCCGCCAGGTCCACTGGCCCGAGGGTCGTTTCTCGACCCTCGCCGGTTTCGTCGAGCCCGGCGAGTCCATCGAGCAGTCCGTGCGCCGCGAGGTCTTCGAGGAGGCCGGCGTGACGGTCGGCCAGGTCGAGTACGTCGCCAGCCAGCCCTGGCCCTTCCCGTCCAGTCTCATGCTCGGCTTCATGGCCCGTGCCACGTCCACCGACATCGACGTCGACGGCGACGAGATCCATGAGGCCCGCTGGTTCTCCCGTGACGAGCTCGGCGCCGCCTTCGAGTCCGGCGATGTGCTGCCCCCCTACGGGATCTCCATCGCGGCCCGCCTGATCGAGCTCTGGTACGGCAAGCCGCTGCCGACGCGCAACCTCGTCTGA
- a CDS encoding mycoredoxin, protein MLGTVTMYSTTWCGYCQRLKKQLEREGIAYTEINIEQDPDSAAFVEKANGGNQTVPTVLFPDGSTLTNPSLAQVKQKIGA, encoded by the coding sequence ATGCTGGGCACTGTGACGATGTACAGCACCACGTGGTGCGGCTACTGCCAGCGGCTGAAGAAGCAGCTGGAGCGCGAGGGCATCGCGTACACCGAGATCAACATCGAGCAGGACCCGGATTCCGCGGCGTTCGTGGAGAAGGCGAATGGCGGAAACCAGACGGTGCCGACCGTTCTGTTCCCCGACGGTTCGACGCTGACGAACCCCTCGCTGGCCCAGGTGAAGCAGAAGATCGGCGCGTAA